The following are encoded together in the Methylomonas methanica MC09 genome:
- a CDS encoding GreA/GreB family elongation factor: MGLYYIYRKKELREIDRRIHYLQKRLPSLTVVSEKPGNQNQVFFGAWVTLETMEGEEITYRIVGADEIDTSGGLISLDSPLARALLKKTLDDEVVLNQGDRQSRYYIAAIKY, translated from the coding sequence ATGGGGTTATATTATATTTACCGCAAAAAGGAATTGCGCGAAATCGACCGCCGGATTCATTATCTGCAAAAACGCTTGCCGTCCTTGACTGTGGTTTCGGAAAAACCCGGCAATCAAAACCAGGTATTTTTCGGCGCCTGGGTCACCCTGGAAACCATGGAGGGCGAAGAAATCACCTATCGCATAGTCGGCGCGGACGAAATCGACACCAGCGGCGGCCTAATCAGCCTGGATTCGCCGCTGGCGAGAGCCTTGCTGAAAAAGACCCTGGATGATGAAGTGGTGCTTAACCAAGGCGACCGACAAAGCCGTTATTACATTGCCGCGATTAAATACTAA
- the gmtZ gene encoding gamma-mobile-trio integrase GmtZ — protein sequence MNISVNKLPNVFERPATLAELKLLCKRLGINNSVEYRKRYRDIPGLVAHPERVYADEWVSYCDLFDIPEFISYKKLKQTIKPLGLKSQDDYKKFVKNSNNPNFPIGPEGVYSQEWENWYRFLGKEEPFKPQFIAPKYKVWAEKIDEFMKQALGGGTKITLLCRFVRIFIEKHDKSATPQELLTKKKVVIKPFRDELEKLPTDNMRRNIILAVNEFLDYIIENDLTLEDDETGEIVRVMEARNPFSLLSNDQSISNPVRSESTKPCLQYHFVRKAQSWIVPDKARNFKDLTHLHQFDTDWIKISQKQIDYSDPDCVVRKQGNQYFIWSPIDWIHTYALTKVPLRGRQIAYNDSGEGDLEIADIDEKGAILWVKNTGSLAGTTKSQSFVKKLADGNLGMFVTTNKTNNHGLGYSIPWIPEDLAYWLVKLRKWQQKYNAIDKPTPWSVCKRTHLNELQLKAKGVNCFLFRAFADCEPKNVGSALTNRLAAALHHIQPSNLQLSELNGSNYYLSNYRSKYTPHSMRVSLITAYVMEMGMPIEIVMKVVGHSSIVMSIYYCKVSQQDIRQRLEEGEKRALQSKAQATQRLIEQNKLESVKNQLIAKNEDLLASLTNEVPAGNFIFRDYGICPFAASRCEDGGEVIGGTQVNAPTPSGYLGMQNCLRCRHFITGPAFLGGLLSLTNEILLQSNEQAEVCCRLQEKIDQTTEAIEELERQEYVSNLKKLDFDATRRDQLEVRQRKLESEYESAAKKMDMLLCDLQAAYQLVKLSQSIVNELKTEESKSLSLLKMPESEMRIEIAEVSHFQQLHEVCENATIYESANPGGAIAPRSQLLDRMALFNDISPRLFTLSKDEQLEVGNQLVALFKARLKSWSRVDELVNCEIRIDDLLGQEKIERSEIELITMSQIQISTRVSS from the coding sequence GTGAATATCAGTGTCAATAAATTACCTAATGTTTTTGAAAGGCCCGCAACACTGGCTGAATTAAAGCTTCTCTGCAAGCGGCTCGGGATAAACAATTCAGTTGAATACCGAAAGAGATATCGCGACATCCCAGGTTTAGTCGCGCACCCTGAGCGGGTTTATGCCGACGAATGGGTTAGTTATTGTGATTTATTTGATATTCCTGAATTTATTAGTTATAAAAAGCTCAAGCAAACTATAAAACCGCTGGGCCTTAAGTCTCAGGACGACTACAAAAAGTTTGTTAAAAACTCAAATAATCCAAATTTTCCTATCGGTCCCGAAGGTGTTTACAGTCAAGAGTGGGAAAACTGGTATCGATTTCTAGGAAAAGAGGAGCCATTCAAGCCTCAATTCATAGCACCAAAATACAAAGTATGGGCGGAAAAGATTGATGAGTTCATGAAACAAGCCCTGGGAGGAGGTACCAAAATTACCCTCCTATGTCGCTTTGTCAGAATATTCATCGAGAAACACGATAAAAGCGCTACCCCCCAGGAGTTGCTGACAAAAAAGAAAGTGGTCATCAAGCCTTTTCGCGATGAGTTAGAAAAGCTTCCCACAGATAACATGCGTAGAAATATCATTTTGGCCGTCAATGAGTTTCTCGATTACATTATCGAAAATGATTTAACGCTTGAAGATGATGAGACTGGCGAAATTGTCAGAGTGATGGAGGCTCGAAATCCGTTTTCACTATTGTCTAATGACCAAAGCATCTCTAACCCCGTCAGAAGTGAATCGACCAAGCCTTGTTTGCAGTATCACTTCGTGCGCAAAGCTCAGTCGTGGATCGTTCCTGATAAAGCCAGAAATTTCAAAGATCTAACTCATCTGCATCAGTTCGACACCGACTGGATCAAGATCTCGCAAAAGCAGATTGATTATAGCGATCCTGATTGCGTGGTACGAAAGCAAGGTAATCAGTATTTTATTTGGTCGCCAATTGACTGGATACATACTTATGCCCTTACCAAGGTTCCGCTTAGGGGAAGACAAATTGCGTACAACGATTCTGGCGAAGGTGATCTTGAAATCGCCGACATCGATGAAAAGGGCGCCATCCTCTGGGTTAAAAACACCGGATCATTAGCAGGCACCACGAAAAGCCAATCTTTTGTTAAAAAACTCGCGGATGGGAATTTGGGAATGTTTGTAACCACAAACAAGACCAATAACCATGGTTTAGGTTATTCGATACCTTGGATACCGGAAGATTTAGCCTATTGGCTGGTAAAGCTTAGAAAATGGCAACAAAAATACAATGCCATTGACAAACCAACACCCTGGAGTGTTTGCAAGAGAACTCACCTCAACGAACTCCAATTGAAAGCCAAAGGCGTAAATTGCTTTTTGTTCAGAGCGTTCGCTGATTGTGAGCCAAAAAACGTCGGATCAGCGTTGACCAATCGCCTTGCAGCCGCGCTTCACCATATTCAGCCATCTAATTTGCAACTATCGGAATTAAACGGTAGTAACTATTACCTCTCAAATTATCGATCAAAATATACCCCGCATTCGATGCGCGTCAGCCTGATTACGGCTTACGTTATGGAAATGGGGATGCCCATTGAAATCGTTATGAAGGTCGTCGGACATTCGTCTATCGTCATGTCAATTTACTATTGCAAGGTATCGCAACAGGATATCCGTCAGCGCCTGGAAGAAGGGGAGAAAAGGGCTTTACAATCAAAAGCTCAAGCTACACAACGCCTGATTGAGCAAAACAAACTGGAATCAGTCAAAAATCAGTTGATCGCAAAAAATGAAGACTTACTCGCGTCGCTAACCAACGAAGTTCCTGCTGGAAACTTCATATTTCGGGACTATGGGATTTGCCCATTTGCTGCCTCACGTTGTGAAGACGGCGGAGAAGTGATTGGAGGCACTCAGGTCAATGCGCCTACTCCTTCTGGTTATCTTGGCATGCAAAATTGTCTGCGATGCCGCCATTTCATTACGGGGCCAGCGTTTCTCGGTGGTCTCCTTTCTCTGACGAATGAAATCTTACTCCAATCCAATGAGCAAGCTGAAGTGTGTTGCCGGCTTCAGGAGAAAATCGATCAAACTACTGAAGCCATTGAGGAACTTGAGAGGCAAGAATACGTTTCGAATCTAAAAAAGCTGGATTTCGATGCCACTAGGCGAGATCAACTAGAAGTAAGACAACGAAAACTAGAGTCCGAGTACGAAAGCGCGGCGAAAAAGATGGATATGCTGTTGTGCGATTTGCAAGCCGCTTATCAGTTAGTTAAGCTCTCACAATCAATTGTCAACGAGTTAAAGACTGAAGAATCAAAATCGCTTTCTCTTCTGAAAATGCCCGAGTCTGAGATGCGAATTGAAATTGCAGAAGTGTCCCATTTTCAGCAGCTTCATGAGGTGTGTGAAAATGCGACAATCTATGAATCCGCAAATCCAGGGGGCGCTATTGCCCCAAGATCACAATTATTAGACAGGATGGCACTCTTCAATGACATTTCACCGCGGTTATTCACACTCAGCAAAGATGAACAGCTTGAAGTTGGTAACCAACTGGTAGCCCTATTCAAAGCCCGATTGAAGTCTTGGAGCCGGGTAGATGAACTTGTCAACTGCGAAATAAGGATTGATGATCTGCTAGGCCAGGAGAAAATAGAACGGTCAGAGATTGAACTCATCACTATGTCGCAAATACAAATTTCAACCCGAGTTTCGTCATGA
- the gmtY gene encoding gamma-mobile-trio recombinase GmtY, with protein MAYTHKISVNYNDVESGHRYRLPAIYTDKGLVISHLRYLAWYHEKSESWKERSVFSLRLLIDYINAVPKINKASQLLKNFTRALVTGTIDYELLTDPLNLYWRLRELPDANTILFHITHYTDFLALQDGYSENRINPFRESTNWEERFYWCAYYQKQANVFLNHLSKKSEAYVNAKQTRLVAPVLVPHVKQEKTATFPEEHLDNLLENGFKVNGKQDFRSQAITILLNYGGLRKSEVFHLYISDITLHPNHHEEALVRIYHPQYGAAPDPKFKNRMDYLQATSSVKPRNTYRLSERLYAGWKNPLLTSKSGFFDVIFNPPEKAKDFLIAWINYLKYQRVEPKLSHPFAFTNSIGEPETLKNYQRKHRRAVESIGLKSKKELGTTEHGHRHAYGYRARKSGLNQIEIQKAMHHKSPLSCLVYIQPTSDDIRNKMKSIEK; from the coding sequence ATGGCCTATACACATAAGATCAGTGTCAACTACAACGATGTGGAAAGTGGTCATCGATATCGGTTGCCTGCAATCTACACCGACAAAGGACTGGTGATTTCGCATTTACGTTACTTGGCTTGGTATCACGAGAAAAGTGAATCCTGGAAGGAAAGATCTGTATTTTCCCTGCGTTTATTGATCGATTACATCAACGCTGTTCCAAAAATCAATAAAGCGAGTCAGTTGCTTAAAAACTTTACCCGAGCGTTGGTTACAGGAACAATTGACTATGAGTTATTAACTGATCCATTAAACCTCTACTGGCGTCTGCGGGAATTACCTGACGCCAATACCATTCTCTTCCATATTACCCATTACACAGACTTCCTGGCTTTACAGGATGGATATTCCGAAAACCGAATAAACCCATTCCGCGAATCAACTAATTGGGAAGAACGTTTTTATTGGTGCGCCTACTATCAGAAGCAAGCTAATGTATTCTTAAACCATCTCAGCAAAAAAAGCGAAGCATATGTTAATGCAAAACAAACAAGGCTTGTGGCTCCCGTGCTGGTTCCGCATGTTAAACAAGAAAAAACAGCCACATTTCCCGAAGAGCACCTGGATAATCTGTTAGAAAATGGCTTTAAAGTAAATGGAAAACAAGATTTTAGATCACAAGCTATTACTATTTTATTAAACTATGGTGGTCTTAGAAAAAGCGAAGTTTTTCATCTTTATATATCTGATATAACGCTTCATCCAAACCATCATGAAGAGGCTCTCGTCAGAATATATCATCCTCAATACGGAGCAGCCCCTGATCCTAAATTTAAAAATCGAATGGATTACTTGCAAGCAACTTCATCAGTAAAGCCAAGAAATACCTATCGACTGAGCGAAAGGCTTTATGCTGGTTGGAAGAATCCACTACTGACAAGTAAATCGGGATTTTTCGATGTCATCTTTAACCCACCGGAAAAAGCGAAAGATTTTCTTATTGCTTGGATAAACTATCTGAAATACCAACGGGTTGAGCCAAAGTTGTCGCACCCATTTGCGTTTACAAATTCAATAGGCGAACCAGAAACCTTAAAAAATTATCAACGTAAACACCGTCGGGCAGTTGAAAGTATTGGATTAAAGTCAAAGAAAGAGCTTGGGACAACCGAACACGGGCATCGTCACGCCTATGGTTATCGTGCAAGAAAAAGTGGGCTTAATCAAATAGAAATTCAAAAGGCCATGCATCATAAAAGCCCTCTTTCTTGTCTGGTTTATATTCAGCCAACAAGTGATGATATACGAAATAAAATGAAGAGTATTGAAAAGTGA
- the gmtX gene encoding gamma-mobile-trio protein GmtX, with amino-acid sequence MTPSEMLEKLKHDATPRAVATLEAIFEICIEQKERGINDFSIATIAKLGYKRGVPRAQSLRNKTGKCYRALIKCFADANVAEAKEKPQVQSKEDWIEEISSPKHKLLARIQAAELSAAQSKIREFVPPGTRIDVYDHRGSFNDSEAKLTSQERRALEYIISKEFQQKWNFSETVYGELVDSNNKVVLKAATVDAVKKALNHL; translated from the coding sequence ATGACTCCCAGTGAGATGTTAGAGAAACTAAAACATGACGCGACACCAAGAGCAGTGGCCACATTGGAAGCTATTTTTGAAATCTGTATCGAGCAGAAGGAAAGAGGCATAAACGATTTTTCGATCGCTACCATTGCTAAACTGGGTTACAAGCGAGGGGTGCCGAGAGCACAAAGTCTTCGAAATAAGACGGGGAAGTGTTATCGAGCACTGATCAAATGCTTTGCCGACGCCAATGTAGCCGAGGCCAAGGAAAAGCCACAAGTACAATCAAAAGAGGACTGGATAGAAGAGATATCCAGTCCCAAGCACAAACTGCTTGCCCGAATCCAAGCTGCAGAACTGTCCGCTGCTCAGTCTAAAATTCGCGAATTTGTTCCACCAGGAACTCGAATTGACGTATACGACCATAGAGGATCATTCAATGACTCCGAGGCTAAACTAACTTCGCAGGAACGAAGGGCGCTCGAATACATTATCTCCAAAGAATTCCAGCAAAAATGGAATTTTTCCGAGACCGTTTACGGGGAGTTGGTTGATTCTAATAACAAAGTGGTGCTCAAAGCGGCAACGGTAGACGCCGTCAAAAAAGCGCTTAATCATCTGTGA
- a CDS encoding gamma-glutamylcyclotransferase family protein, protein MLDYLFVYGTLRKALDGSLHPYLNHAAEFIGNAGLPGKLYHIRDYPGAVLLAANSRPIVQGELYQLLRPRLLLQQLDDYEECGDHFPTPHEYQRRRVTVTLSDDTQAQAWAYIYQHSTLDLQEIHNGNYRRFLPKTHQNL, encoded by the coding sequence TTGCTCGATTACCTTTTTGTTTACGGCACCTTGCGGAAAGCTCTGGACGGCAGTCTGCATCCTTACTTAAACCATGCGGCCGAATTTATCGGCAATGCCGGCTTGCCGGGCAAGCTTTACCACATACGCGATTATCCAGGGGCCGTGTTACTAGCCGCAAACAGCCGCCCTATCGTACAGGGTGAACTTTACCAACTGCTTAGACCGCGCCTGTTGCTGCAACAGCTGGATGATTACGAAGAGTGCGGCGATCACTTCCCAACGCCTCATGAATACCAGCGCAGACGGGTAACCGTTACCCTGTCCGATGATACCCAGGCGCAAGCTTGGGCTTACATATATCAACACTCCACCCTCGACCTGCAAGAGATACATAACGGCAATTATCGGCGATTTCTGCCTAAAACCCACCAAAATTTGTAA
- the greB gene encoding transcription elongation factor GreB, which yields MKTNLVTREGYENLQKELDFLWRKERPETTEKVTWAASLGDRSENADYKYNKQRLREIDRRIRYLTKRLEEIRVVNYDPCQEGKVFFGAWVELVDDEDLILKFRIVGPDEIYGRKDYVSVDAPVARACLKKEVDDEVIVKTPVTTKNWYVNKVWYEKLPK from the coding sequence ATGAAAACGAACCTTGTTACGCGTGAAGGGTACGAAAATCTTCAAAAAGAACTGGATTTCCTCTGGCGGAAGGAACGTCCTGAAACCACCGAAAAAGTTACCTGGGCTGCCAGTCTCGGCGATCGCTCGGAGAACGCAGATTATAAATATAACAAACAACGTCTTCGAGAGATTGATCGCCGCATTCGTTATCTTACAAAGCGCTTAGAAGAAATCCGAGTAGTGAATTATGACCCCTGTCAGGAAGGAAAAGTATTTTTCGGCGCTTGGGTTGAATTGGTGGACGACGAAGATTTGATCCTTAAGTTCAGAATTGTCGGTCCAGACGAAATATACGGACGAAAAGACTACGTCTCTGTTGATGCCCCGGTCGCTCGTGCGTGTTTAAAAAAAGAAGTTGATGACGAAGTGATAGTCAAAACCCCCGTTACTACAAAAAATTGGTATGTTAACAAAGTTTGGTATGAAAAACTGCCTAAATAA